In one Nitrososphaera viennensis EN76 genomic region, the following are encoded:
- the hisS gene encoding histidine--tRNA ligase, with product MKLELPRGMRDIESDDLAGINFVREKFFETARLFNFRMMEPSPLEMLSTLEAKSGASISNEIYAFKDKGDRDVALRFDLTIGLTRHVAARRDLKMPAKIAAFAGVWRYDEPQAGRYRYFHQWDIEVYGPFSLESDAEVIEFVSAFFKKLGLAVSIQVNDRQLVEEYIRKVLGISEEEKVLEMFRAVDKVPKKGAQGVLAEYKDAIEPAKLQSLIDFSKVTGTAGEVASKAGDVKGLQAWQKLSGLMDSLASRGVANATINLGIVRGLDYYSGIVFEVFDASGEGGALVGGGRYDRLTDAFGRKDIGATGAAGGIERIVLALQKHKAQEVAAKPLAYVAYATGDAKARALEIASMLRNAGIATDYDMLGRALRKQLDDASTKGAAVAIIVAPAELAENKVTVKSMKDGSETKQDISRLAEAVSKML from the coding sequence GTGAAGCTGGAACTTCCCCGCGGCATGAGGGACATCGAAAGCGATGACCTTGCAGGCATCAATTTCGTCCGGGAGAAATTCTTTGAGACCGCGCGGCTGTTCAACTTTCGCATGATGGAGCCCTCGCCCTTGGAGATGCTCTCCACGCTTGAGGCCAAGAGCGGCGCTTCCATTTCCAATGAAATTTACGCGTTCAAGGACAAGGGCGACCGCGACGTTGCTTTGCGCTTTGACCTGACTATAGGCCTTACGCGCCACGTTGCTGCAAGGCGCGACCTGAAGATGCCGGCCAAAATAGCGGCGTTTGCCGGCGTGTGGCGCTACGACGAGCCGCAGGCGGGGCGCTACAGGTATTTCCACCAGTGGGACATTGAAGTGTACGGGCCGTTTTCGCTCGAGTCCGACGCGGAGGTAATCGAATTCGTGTCGGCGTTTTTCAAGAAACTCGGTCTTGCAGTATCCATACAGGTAAACGACCGGCAGCTGGTAGAAGAGTACATCAGAAAAGTGCTTGGCATCAGCGAAGAAGAAAAGGTGCTTGAAATGTTCCGCGCAGTCGACAAGGTGCCAAAAAAGGGCGCGCAGGGCGTGCTAGCAGAATACAAGGACGCCATAGAGCCTGCGAAATTGCAGTCGCTCATCGACTTTTCAAAGGTGACAGGGACGGCAGGCGAAGTCGCTTCAAAAGCAGGCGATGTGAAAGGCTTGCAGGCATGGCAGAAACTGTCCGGCCTTATGGACTCGCTTGCGTCAAGGGGCGTGGCAAACGCCACGATAAACCTCGGGATAGTCAGGGGCCTTGACTATTACTCGGGCATTGTCTTTGAGGTGTTTGACGCTTCCGGCGAAGGAGGCGCGCTGGTAGGCGGCGGCAGGTACGACAGGCTCACTGACGCGTTTGGGAGAAAGGACATCGGCGCGACAGGCGCGGCAGGCGGAATTGAGCGCATCGTCCTTGCGCTGCAAAAGCACAAAGCGCAAGAAGTAGCAGCAAAGCCTCTGGCGTACGTCGCGTACGCGACCGGCGACGCAAAGGCAAGGGCGCTTGAAATCGCTTCTATGCTGAGGAACGCGGGCATTGCCACCGACTATGACATGCTTGGAAGGGCGCTGCGCAAGCAGCTGGACGACGCGTCCACAAAAGGCGCCGCAGTTGCCATCATAGTCGCGCCGGCAGAGCTTGCAGAAAACAAGGTGACGGTGAAATCCATGAAAGACGGCTCTGAAACCAAGCAGGACATTTCAAGGCTTGCAGAAGCAGTTTCAAAGATGCTCTAG
- a CDS encoding type II toxin-antitoxin system VapC family toxin, with protein MIVADSSYLVEGLLKDVSLIENEGVVVSPDLALYEVVNAVWKHETVLKDIKDGRPYLDVLSKLVSARAVRFVKPDKKIIGQAYQLASKKRCTFYDAVFVVLALELGLELKTFDEAQRALLP; from the coding sequence ATGATCGTTGCAGACAGCAGCTACCTTGTGGAAGGGTTGCTCAAGGACGTATCCTTGATTGAAAACGAAGGAGTGGTGGTCTCTCCCGATCTTGCTCTCTATGAAGTCGTCAACGCCGTCTGGAAGCATGAAACCGTATTAAAAGACATCAAGGATGGCCGGCCATATCTGGATGTCCTGTCCAAGTTGGTCTCTGCTCGCGCAGTTCGATTCGTAAAGCCGGACAAGAAAATAATCGGACAGGCTTATCAGCTTGCTTCCAAGAAAAGATGCACCTTTTATGACGCCGTTTTTGTAGTCCTTGCCCTAGAACTTGGACTTGAACTAAAGACATTTGACGAGGCTCAGCGCGCCCTTTTGCCTTGA
- a CDS encoding archease — protein MAGGYRFLDHMTDAVVEAHGSTLEEAFVQGARGLVDTMVDLDTVRPVMEVKIEAEGHDLESLLFDWLDRVMLLMVADGIVLSEFSVKIQKLDGGNYLLKGAAKGEKIDLARHRYKVEIKAITYHEMLVRQEKGRVTIRFLMDL, from the coding sequence ATGGCCGGCGGCTACCGGTTTTTGGACCACATGACAGACGCCGTGGTAGAGGCACACGGCAGCACGCTGGAAGAAGCGTTCGTACAGGGCGCACGTGGGCTTGTGGACACGATGGTGGACCTTGACACCGTACGGCCTGTTATGGAAGTAAAGATAGAGGCAGAAGGCCACGACCTTGAATCCCTGCTTTTTGACTGGCTTGACAGGGTGATGCTCTTGATGGTGGCAGACGGGATTGTACTGTCGGAATTTTCAGTGAAGATACAGAAACTGGACGGCGGTAATTATCTTCTGAAGGGCGCTGCCAAGGGAGAAAAAATAGACCTTGCCCGGCACCGCTACAAGGTCGAGATAAAGGCGATAACGTACCACGAGATGCTTGTCAGGCAGGAAAAAGGCAGGGTGACGATAAGGTTCCTGATGGACCTCTGA
- a CDS encoding Hsp20/alpha crystallin family protein has translation MSSKEGRESKRDEENSSTAITPRRFENIFDNFRRDMERMMRPWPLAMNWPDMPSLFEARDMRLALYDLVDKGDRYELQVEVPGIEKEKIDVKATRYTVEVSGKHSEKTEEKGKRYLYTERLYRSFYRNVPVPEEIVPSKVSAKVESGILKLELPKKVPTRGEDETKVDVK, from the coding sequence ATGAGCTCCAAAGAAGGGAGAGAGTCGAAAAGAGACGAGGAAAATAGCAGTACCGCCATTACGCCGAGGAGGTTTGAAAACATCTTTGACAACTTTAGGCGCGACATGGAACGCATGATGAGGCCCTGGCCGCTGGCAATGAACTGGCCAGACATGCCGTCGCTGTTTGAGGCAAGGGACATGAGGCTGGCGCTGTACGACCTGGTCGACAAGGGCGACAGGTACGAGCTGCAGGTAGAGGTGCCGGGAATAGAAAAGGAAAAGATAGACGTCAAGGCCACAAGGTACACCGTCGAGGTATCCGGCAAGCACTCTGAGAAAACAGAGGAAAAGGGCAAGCGCTACCTCTACACCGAAAGGCTGTACAGGTCGTTTTACCGCAACGTCCCGGTCCCAGAAGAAATAGTCCCCTCAAAAGTCAGCGCCAAGGTGGAAAGCGGCATACTGAAGCTTGAACTGCCAAAAAAGGTCCCGACAAGAGGCGAAGACGAGACCAAGGTGGACGTCAAGTAG
- a CDS encoding N-6 DNA methylase has translation MEIEEFDARLKEYSHDVAGANTESMKAFYFLEFVRSVFRNSDSALVANTPHKVFPDLERYIKSEKTVIVKGRVDAFLGNLIIEFEGNLRQAKMEEATRQLKQYTSILWNNHGRVDYLCLATDGLSFFIFRPKSEATENYTPGSIQLQPVDEFDIRKESARTILKQLERYMLYPALRPVTGEDIARDFGTNSLVLSYSIDVLKRAWNKIKDEITVVHNEWSKYLSIVYGSEVKNEELFLKHTYLATLAKLMVYTYYQSNTLPTSREVINKILKGDVFREWGVENFLIEDFFSWIIKDSVNEEGIEVSRRILDALERYDLTKLNEDIFKELYQELVDPTERHALGEFYTPDWLAEMMVEEVVTNPTARILDPSCGSGTFLAATIRYKLSKLSGKRAGDQIKIISTTVVGIDVHPLAVLISKANYLMALGDMLSKLGGKIFIPIYMADSITFPVPSKSIATYSARENEDVYVYTVDNRTQLILPQAIIDAESVDFVIDIIKDYAIKKSANADFSSKGFQALLQKGYGITNDQFDVILATANALADLIKNKRDSIHPFILKNIYKPSMIGKFDIIIGNPPWLSYKDVRSVDRQRKLKEIIIQKYRLLDSSEEKLLTHMEMATLFFARCSDIFLNEEGKIAFVLPRSVFNSDQHERFRDNTFIPQVGFTLLFDLEKNQRERVSPLFSIESCVVFGQKGAKTKYPINTRLMIGRLPSKNVTLEVIRSRIETGAFKITSHSTQLTVIGKRKTWSYDKQTELKKARSPYMQLFRQGATIVPRSFWFVEVVEHPKFPIDLAEPYVQTSKRAQEMGKTDYKSIVIQNKVEKDYLYSSILGSDLLPFCNLPYRLTVLPVSVSDKSFRIITKETAEMRAHKHMQQWLEQAENNWSKIRGQKAEKMTIYERLDRGKAISNQDPLAKLVVVYNATGRKNLVASLLHSDEFHKVGEGQRSIATQGFICDHKAYMYYPKSSDEAYYLIAILNSNFVFSILLKIKSARGIHKKIWELPIPLYDKDNPLHRAISKLGMICEQKARKLLDEELRHFGSTESLHTGATGKLRKVLREGIKKELDEIDKHVASLLKA, from the coding sequence TTGGAAATCGAGGAGTTCGATGCTCGACTTAAGGAGTACAGCCACGATGTAGCGGGCGCAAATACAGAATCCATGAAGGCATTCTATTTCTTGGAATTTGTTAGGTCAGTTTTCCGCAATAGTGATAGTGCTCTCGTAGCAAATACTCCGCATAAGGTATTCCCTGACCTTGAAAGATACATTAAGAGTGAGAAGACTGTCATTGTCAAAGGAAGAGTAGATGCATTTCTAGGAAATCTGATAATCGAGTTTGAAGGGAATTTGCGGCAGGCGAAAATGGAGGAAGCAACACGTCAATTAAAACAATACACTTCAATTCTCTGGAATAATCATGGTCGTGTTGACTACCTTTGTCTCGCAACGGATGGTCTTAGCTTCTTTATTTTTAGACCAAAATCAGAAGCAACAGAGAACTATACACCCGGTTCGATCCAGTTGCAGCCAGTCGATGAATTTGATATCCGAAAAGAAAGTGCTAGAACTATTCTCAAACAACTAGAGCGCTATATGCTATATCCTGCTCTACGTCCTGTAACTGGAGAGGATATTGCTCGGGATTTTGGCACCAACAGTCTTGTATTATCATATTCTATCGATGTCTTGAAACGCGCTTGGAACAAGATAAAGGATGAAATCACAGTTGTTCATAATGAATGGTCAAAGTATCTAAGTATAGTGTATGGTAGCGAGGTCAAGAATGAAGAATTATTCCTAAAGCATACTTACCTTGCTACTCTTGCAAAATTGATGGTCTATACGTACTATCAATCTAACACACTGCCCACCTCAAGGGAAGTCATCAATAAGATACTGAAAGGTGATGTCTTTAGGGAGTGGGGGGTAGAAAATTTCCTTATTGAAGATTTCTTTTCGTGGATTATTAAAGACTCGGTTAATGAAGAGGGAATCGAAGTCTCCAGAAGGATCTTAGATGCACTAGAACGGTATGACTTAACAAAGTTAAATGAGGATATTTTCAAGGAGCTTTATCAGGAACTAGTCGATCCAACGGAACGTCATGCGTTAGGAGAATTCTATACTCCTGATTGGCTTGCCGAGATGATGGTCGAAGAAGTCGTAACAAACCCCACAGCAAGGATTTTGGATCCATCATGTGGCTCCGGAACATTCCTCGCAGCGACTATTCGATACAAGCTATCAAAACTCTCCGGAAAGAGAGCAGGAGACCAAATAAAAATAATCTCGACTACAGTAGTCGGTATAGATGTTCATCCACTTGCGGTTCTTATCAGTAAGGCAAACTACCTAATGGCGCTCGGAGATATGCTGAGCAAATTGGGAGGAAAAATTTTCATCCCGATTTACATGGCAGATTCAATAACTTTTCCTGTGCCATCCAAATCGATCGCAACATACAGTGCAAGGGAAAACGAAGATGTTTACGTATACACAGTAGATAATCGGACACAACTAATCCTGCCTCAAGCGATTATAGATGCAGAGTCTGTCGATTTTGTGATTGATATCATTAAAGATTATGCAATCAAGAAATCTGCCAATGCCGACTTCTCCAGCAAAGGGTTTCAAGCTCTTCTCCAAAAAGGCTATGGCATTACAAATGATCAATTCGATGTTATTCTTGCCACTGCAAATGCTCTAGCAGACCTGATCAAGAATAAGAGAGACAGCATACACCCCTTCATTCTGAAAAACATCTACAAGCCCTCAATGATTGGCAAATTCGATATTATAATAGGAAATCCGCCTTGGCTGTCGTACAAGGATGTTAGGAGCGTCGACAGACAGAGGAAATTAAAAGAGATCATCATTCAGAAGTACCGGCTACTAGACTCTTCTGAAGAGAAATTACTCACACACATGGAAATGGCAACATTATTTTTTGCAAGGTGTTCTGATATTTTTCTTAACGAAGAAGGAAAGATAGCATTTGTCCTTCCGCGAAGTGTCTTCAACTCAGACCAACACGAGCGATTTAGAGATAATACCTTCATCCCTCAAGTAGGTTTTACTCTTTTGTTCGATTTAGAGAAAAATCAAAGAGAAAGAGTTAGTCCGCTTTTTAGCATTGAATCGTGTGTTGTTTTTGGTCAAAAGGGAGCAAAAACCAAATACCCAATAAATACTCGTCTAATGATCGGCAGACTTCCTTCGAAGAATGTAACGCTAGAAGTAATAAGAAGCCGTATCGAAACAGGAGCTTTCAAAATAACGTCGCATAGCACGCAACTAACTGTAATTGGAAAAAGAAAGACGTGGAGTTACGACAAGCAGACTGAATTGAAAAAAGCGCGCAGTCCGTATATGCAGCTATTTCGCCAAGGAGCAACCATTGTACCGCGAAGTTTTTGGTTTGTAGAAGTTGTGGAACACCCAAAGTTCCCAATCGATCTAGCAGAACCCTACGTTCAGACTAGCAAACGAGCGCAAGAAATGGGAAAGACGGATTACAAAAGTATTGTAATTCAAAACAAAGTTGAAAAGGATTATCTTTATTCTTCTATTCTGGGATCCGATTTACTGCCATTTTGTAATCTGCCATACAGACTCACAGTCTTGCCAGTCTCTGTATCTGATAAATCATTTCGTATTATAACCAAGGAGACAGCAGAAATGAGAGCACATAAACACATGCAGCAATGGCTTGAACAAGCTGAAAACAATTGGAGTAAGATTAGAGGACAAAAGGCCGAAAAAATGACAATTTATGAAAGGCTGGATAGAGGAAAAGCTATTTCAAATCAGGATCCTTTGGCCAAGTTGGTAGTTGTTTATAATGCTACGGGAAGAAAAAACCTAGTTGCTTCCTTGCTGCATTCGGATGAATTTCATAAAGTTGGAGAGGGACAAAGGTCGATAGCGACTCAAGGTTTCATCTGTGATCATAAGGCGTACATGTATTATCCTAAGAGCTCTGACGAAGCATATTATCTCATTGCTATACTCAATTCAAATTTCGTTTTTTCAATTTTATTAAAAATCAAATCTGCCAGAGGTATTCATAAGAAGATTTGGGAATTGCCTATTCCGCTATATGATAAAGACAATCCTCTCCACAGAGCTATAAGCAAATTAGGGATGATATGCGAACAGAAAGCAAGGAAACTTTTGGATGAAGAGCTTCGTCACTTTGGTTCTACAGAATCGCTTCACACAGGTGCCACAGGAAAACTTCGCAAGGTCTTAAGAGAAGGTATAAAAAAAGAACTTGATGAAATCGATAAGCATGTCGCATCCCTTCTTAAGGCTTGA
- the dps gene encoding DNA protection during starvation protein codes for MSEDHHNNNDKINVVGINVLKQNGANVDEIVRLLVYNASVEFTAYYYFTNLRAHCTGLDGEGLKGVIEDARLEDLSHFESCIQRIYELGGTLPYDAIEFVRMSGCEFLQLPTPTTNIQEIMKKCLAAEQGAIVNWNKLCNLTIGKDPATYEIAKDILKEEIEHEAWFLELIYGRPSGHMRRKYAGERPHTHKHSRQLPDHALSDIT; via the coding sequence ATGAGCGAAGACCATCACAACAACAATGACAAGATAAACGTAGTAGGGATAAACGTGCTAAAGCAGAACGGGGCAAACGTGGACGAGATAGTCAGGCTCTTGGTGTACAACGCGTCGGTCGAGTTCACCGCGTACTATTACTTCACGAACCTGCGCGCACACTGCACCGGCCTTGACGGCGAGGGGCTAAAGGGCGTCATCGAGGACGCGCGCCTTGAGGACCTGAGCCACTTCGAGTCGTGCATCCAGCGCATCTACGAGCTGGGCGGAACGCTGCCATACGACGCAATAGAGTTTGTAAGGATGTCGGGGTGCGAATTCCTGCAACTGCCAACACCTACAACAAACATCCAAGAGATAATGAAAAAGTGCCTTGCAGCAGAGCAGGGTGCCATAGTCAACTGGAACAAGCTGTGCAACCTTACAATAGGCAAGGACCCTGCGACCTACGAAATAGCCAAGGACATACTAAAAGAAGAGATAGAGCACGAGGCGTGGTTCCTCGAGCTTATCTACGGCAGGCCGTCAGGCCACATGCGCAGAAAATACGCCGGCGAGCGGCCGCACACGCACAAGCACTCTAGACAACTACCTGATCACGCTCTATCGGACATAACATGA
- a CDS encoding IclR family transcriptional regulator: MEKSLLIQYLGDTPKLRIIDFFLENRSDYSKKEIIENTGISKTTFYKVWDELVQFGIVKETRKYGMAQLYTLDEKNPVIKKFMALDAELAKQAMKRATGELAIAG; this comes from the coding sequence TTGGAAAAATCATTACTCATCCAATATCTGGGAGACACGCCCAAGCTCAGGATAATAGACTTTTTTCTGGAAAACCGGAGCGACTACTCCAAAAAAGAGATCATAGAAAACACGGGGATATCCAAAACGACGTTCTACAAGGTGTGGGATGAACTGGTGCAGTTTGGCATCGTGAAGGAAACAAGAAAGTACGGCATGGCGCAACTCTACACGCTGGACGAAAAAAATCCCGTGATAAAAAAGTTCATGGCTCTTGATGCCGAGCTGGCCAAGCAGGCCATGAAAAGGGCTACTGGCGAGCTGGCAATCGCCGGCTAG
- the fen gene encoding flap endonuclease-1, with product MGLDLKPLITSTPIKLAELSGKVVAIDAFNTIYQFLSTIRGPTGELLMNGRGEVTSHLSGLFYRNVNLLAENIKPVYVFDGKMHALKAQEIERRSKLKQEAVAQYNHALEEGRMEDAVKYGKRTSVLTDSMVEESKMLLAALGIPYVQAPADGEAAAAHLTKTGVAYASASQDYDSILFGARRLVRNLAASGRRKVPGKNTYIDVEPEIIEHDNVLKETGLTHEQLVDVGILIGTDFNPGGFPGIGPKTAIKLIKENGRLENVEKVKSQLAEVPYQEIRDIFLKPEVPKSDGVSFGEVSREKILDFLCVQKSFSTDRVAGMLDKLQKAQESRSQSLEKWFG from the coding sequence ATGGGGCTTGACCTAAAGCCGCTCATAACCTCGACGCCGATAAAGCTGGCAGAACTGTCGGGCAAGGTAGTTGCCATTGACGCTTTCAACACCATCTACCAGTTCCTCTCCACCATCCGCGGGCCTACGGGCGAGCTCCTGATGAACGGCAGGGGAGAGGTGACGAGCCACCTCAGCGGTCTCTTTTACAGGAACGTCAACCTGCTTGCAGAAAACATCAAGCCGGTGTACGTCTTTGACGGCAAGATGCACGCGCTCAAGGCGCAGGAGATAGAGCGCAGGTCCAAACTCAAGCAGGAGGCGGTCGCGCAGTACAACCATGCGCTGGAAGAAGGCAGGATGGAAGACGCGGTGAAATACGGCAAGCGCACGTCCGTCCTGACAGACAGCATGGTGGAAGAATCAAAAATGCTGTTGGCTGCGCTTGGCATACCGTACGTGCAGGCGCCGGCCGACGGCGAGGCTGCCGCGGCGCACCTGACAAAGACGGGCGTGGCGTACGCGTCTGCAAGCCAGGATTACGATTCAATACTGTTTGGCGCAAGAAGGCTGGTGCGCAACCTTGCCGCGTCGGGCAGGCGCAAGGTCCCCGGCAAGAACACCTACATCGACGTCGAGCCAGAGATAATAGAGCACGACAACGTGCTGAAGGAGACCGGCCTTACGCACGAGCAACTGGTAGACGTGGGCATACTCATTGGCACCGACTTTAACCCCGGCGGGTTTCCCGGCATCGGCCCCAAGACGGCTATAAAACTGATAAAGGAAAACGGCAGGCTTGAAAACGTAGAGAAGGTAAAGAGCCAGCTTGCAGAGGTCCCGTACCAGGAGATACGCGACATCTTTCTAAAGCCGGAGGTGCCAAAATCAGACGGCGTCAGCTTTGGAGAGGTCAGCCGCGAAAAGATCTTGGATTTTCTGTGCGTGCAAAAGAGCTTTTCAACCGACAGGGTCGCCGGCATGCTTGACAAGCTGCAAAAGGCGCAGGAAAGCCGGAGCCAGTCGCTTGAAAAGTGGTTTGGATAA
- a CDS encoding ATP-binding protein, with protein MSSEDLPVGVSEEEFSEYKIEKTAELSQEQQQQKQDQSPLAFDSIVGYDDVKRLFQMSLSSEKPVHILLVGPPASAKTLFMLECMKLERSYFTLGSHSTKSGMIDYLFEKRPRYLIVDEIEHMPMKDQTALLSLMETGIVSETKFQKTRNTQLKTWVFATSNGTERMLTPLLSRFIVLHFKQYSIGSFTEICTHLLAREGVAPDIAAAIADAVWNRLKSKDIRDCVKLGRLAKSKEDVEWIAQTMRNYKKQ; from the coding sequence GTGTCGTCTGAGGATCTGCCTGTCGGCGTAAGCGAAGAAGAGTTTTCCGAATACAAGATCGAGAAGACGGCAGAGCTATCGCAGGAGCAACAGCAGCAAAAACAGGACCAGTCGCCGCTTGCCTTTGACAGCATCGTGGGCTATGACGACGTCAAGCGCCTGTTCCAGATGTCGCTTTCGTCGGAAAAGCCGGTGCACATCCTCCTCGTGGGCCCGCCGGCGTCGGCCAAGACGCTTTTCATGCTGGAATGCATGAAGCTGGAGCGATCCTACTTCACGCTTGGGAGCCACAGCACCAAGTCAGGCATGATCGATTATCTGTTTGAGAAAAGGCCCCGCTACCTCATCGTCGACGAGATAGAGCACATGCCCATGAAGGACCAGACCGCGCTCCTGAGCCTCATGGAGACTGGGATCGTGTCAGAGACAAAGTTCCAGAAAACGCGCAACACGCAGCTGAAAACGTGGGTGTTTGCGACAAGCAACGGCACCGAGCGCATGCTGACGCCGCTCCTGTCAAGGTTCATCGTGCTCCACTTCAAGCAGTATTCCATTGGAAGTTTCACGGAAATCTGCACGCACCTGCTTGCACGCGAGGGCGTCGCGCCCGACATTGCGGCTGCAATAGCTGACGCGGTGTGGAACAGGCTAAAGTCAAAGGACATACGCGACTGCGTAAAACTGGGCCGCCTTGCCAAGAGCAAGGAGGACGTCGAGTGGATAGCCCAAACCATGCGCAACTACAAAAAGCAGTAA
- a CDS encoding Mov34/MPN/PAD-1 family protein → MFKKAEQEKKEEKKIVLLTRQAADGIITFSKTYHPNEAILILQGKKKGNEITIDGLVIPPFSSNGPFYSGFSLYDLPFDNSYIGTAHSHPGPSNRPSLEDLNHFFGFVSVIIHFPYEYETIAAYERSGKKMEIRIVD, encoded by the coding sequence GTGTTCAAAAAGGCCGAGCAGGAGAAGAAAGAGGAGAAGAAAATAGTCCTGCTCACGCGCCAGGCCGCAGACGGCATCATCACGTTTTCCAAGACGTACCACCCAAACGAGGCGATACTCATCTTGCAGGGGAAAAAGAAGGGAAACGAGATAACGATAGACGGCCTCGTAATCCCGCCGTTTTCGTCAAACGGCCCGTTCTACTCGGGGTTTTCGCTGTACGACCTGCCGTTTGACAACTCGTACATCGGCACCGCGCACTCGCACCCCGGCCCGTCAAACAGGCCGTCGCTTGAGGATCTTAACCACTTTTTCGGCTTTGTGTCTGTGATAATTCACTTTCCGTACGAGTACGAGACCATAGCCGCGTACGAAAGGTCCGGCAAAAAGATGGAGATCAGGATCGTCGATTAA
- a CDS encoding DDE-type integrase/transposase/recombinase — MRKRTDPAIIRYALYLYFNSRSFRLAARSLSPIKRRSHVAVWKWVQKYSSLADRFRTDRRLVRAIFVDETLLQIDGHDYWLWIAYEPTIGTCLMMHLSRERTIFVCYQFFKQLQRRYGRRPIFTDGAQWYNDACRWLRLRHYVYGTELKNLMERFIQHIKDRTECFDDHFPCRKENCDRQHVWNWFKLFLLYLHMGADMIRFMTFLAKDGG; from the coding sequence ATGAGAAAGAGGACAGACCCAGCTATAATCAGATATGCACTGTACCTGTATTTTAATTCTAGGAGCTTTCGGCTGGCAGCCAGATCGCTATCACCAATAAAGAGAAGGAGCCACGTTGCTGTATGGAAATGGGTACAGAAATATTCCAGCCTTGCAGACAGGTTCCGGACAGACAGACGCCTTGTCAGGGCAATATTTGTTGACGAAACACTATTGCAGATAGATGGGCATGACTATTGGCTATGGATAGCGTACGAACCAACTATTGGCACATGCTTGATGATGCATCTGTCTCGTGAGAGGACCATTTTCGTATGTTACCAGTTCTTCAAGCAGTTGCAAAGGAGGTATGGAAGGAGGCCGATATTCACAGACGGTGCTCAGTGGTACAATGATGCTTGCAGGTGGCTCAGATTACGCCATTATGTGTACGGTACAGAATTGAAGAATTTGATGGAGCGGTTTATACAGCATATCAAGGACAGGACGGAGTGTTTTGACGACCACTTTCCATGCAGGAAGGAGAATTGTGACAGACAGCATGTCTGGAACTGGTTCAAATTATTTTTACTGTACCTGCATATGGGCGCAGACATGATACGGTTTATGACATTCCTGGCCAAGGATGGTGGCTAA
- a CDS encoding PqqD family protein, translated as MLLKREDEKIIIRRGMVGNDMDGTPLLINGRGEAYRVNDTAVSLWNMCNGITFEDLYLEVLRISSGDEDDVRKSLEKMVKQFHKISVVEMKEMGRGNGGPSADRRPGMQT; from the coding sequence ATGCTGCTGAAACGGGAAGATGAAAAGATAATCATACGGCGCGGCATGGTTGGCAACGACATGGACGGGACGCCGCTTTTGATAAACGGCCGGGGCGAGGCCTACCGCGTAAACGACACTGCTGTTTCCCTGTGGAACATGTGCAACGGCATCACTTTTGAAGACCTTTACCTCGAAGTCCTCCGCATTTCTTCCGGCGACGAAGACGACGTCCGCAAGTCGCTGGAAAAGATGGTCAAGCAGTTCCACAAGATATCTGTGGTCGAGATGAAGGAGATGGGGAGAGGAAACGGGGGACCTAGCGCTGACCGCAGACCTGGAATGCAAACATGA